The region AGCTACCAATCGCGAGGTAATTACCCTCTGCGGTAAGCTTGAGGCGGAGATTAGTGAGCTTGAAGATGCTGATGAGCGTGCGCTCTTTTTGGCCGAGGCGGGCATTACCATAACGGGACTTCAACAGTTGAGCCAAAAGGCTTATCACATGCTTAACTTACGCACCTTTTTTACAGTGGGACAAAAAGAGAATCGCGCTTGGACGTTTCATGAAGGGGACAAAGCCCCACGGGCAGCAGCGGTTATCCACACCGACTTTGAGAAGGGATTTATCAAGGCCGAGGTTTATCACTGCGAGGATCTCTTTGCATTAGGCAGTGAATCGGCGATTAAGAGCAAGGGTAAGTTGCGTCAAGAGGGCAAGGAGTATGTGGTGCAAGATGGTGATGTAATCTTTTTTAAATTTAATTTATAAAAAATTGCACAACAAGGAGGCAATCGATGCGTCGATTTCGTGTGCTGTTATGGGGATTGTTGATGGTGGTCAGTTGTCGTGGTGGACAAGAGCGGGCAAGCGATCGGCTATTACGTGTTGCCATTACCATCGAGCCTGAGACGACGAATCCTCTGCAGATGACCTCTGCGGATGTCATTGCGCTCTTTGACAATGTCTTTGACGCACTGCTTCGTTATGATGTAGCTGGTCGTGTGCATCCGCATTTAGCCAAGGAGTGGCAAGCGTTTGAGGAGAATCAGCGATTTCTCTTTCATTTGCGCGATGATGTGATCTTTCATCATGGTGAACTGCTTACTGCCAAGGATGTGGTACATACCTATCAAACTTATGCGCAGTATAGCAGTCGTTTTGCGTTGGTAGAGAGCGTGGAAGCACTTGATACGCATATCGTAGAGATTCGTTTGCGCGAGTCCAGTGCCGACTTTCTCAATTTAGTGGCGACAACGTGGATCTTTAGTGCCTCGGAGGGGGAAAATCCACATAGCGGGACGGGCGCGTATCGTTTTGTCCGTTATGATGCGGGGCGAGTGGTGCGTCTGGAGCGCTTTGATGATTCATTTTTACATGAGGCGGGGCTCTCTTATTTTGAAGCCGTCGATTTTATCATTATTAAGGAGAGTGCCGGCATCCTTCTCGGCTTGCGCAGTGGGGCAATTGATTTAGCCGTACAGATTGATCCTACCTCGTTGGATAACCAGATGGTAGATGCTCTACAGGTGATTCTTACGCCGCAAAATTTGACGGTCTTACTGGCGATGAATCATCGCGTGGCACCATTTAACGATAAGCGCGTGCGTCAGGCGCTTAATCATGCAATCGATAAAGAGCGGTTGATTAATCTCTTATTTAACGGCGAGGCAGAGCGCTTGGATACGGGCATGTCGCCAGTGTTGGGCGCATTTTATCACCATGGCTTGGCGAACTTTTATCCTTATAATCCAGAAAAAGCGCAAGAGCTTCTCCAAGCGGCTGGTTATCATGAGCAAAATCCTTTGCGTTTTCGCGTACATGTGCCTAGCAACTATGCGATACACTTACGTAATGCCGAAATTTTAGCCACGCAATTATCGGCGGTGGGCGTGGTTATGGAGATTGAGGCGATTGAATGGGCGAGTTGGTTGAGCGAGGTGTATCAAGGTGGCAAGTATCAAGCGACGATTGTGGGCTTGACAGGTAAGTTGAGTGCTTATCAGCAATTGGTGCGATATAGTCAGCAATCGCAGACGGCGTTTACTGGTTTTACACATCAGGGATTTGAGGAGAGTTTGCATCGCGCATTAAGGAGTACCTCGTTTGAGGAAGAAGTTGTCGCCTACCATGAGGCGCAGGCGATTTTAGCGCAAGAGGCGGTGGCGCTCTTTCTTTTTGATCCATGGTTGGCTGCCGTGATGCGTAAGGATTTACGGGGTTGGCAGATGTATCCACTTCGCACCTTTCGGGTACGAGAATATTCTTTGGCATAGGGTATGAAACACGCGAATCGATGGCTTTTTTTGACAAGGCGACTCTGTTATACGTGTTTTTTGGCGCTTTTGGCGGTGGTGAGTCTTTTTGTTGTCTTTAGTGTGATTCCGGGGGATGCGGCTTTGTTGAGTGTTGGGGTAGAGGCAGATGAGCTGTTATTGGCAACGCTTCGCACCGAGATGGGTTTAGATCGATCGCTTTGGATACGCTTTGTCGACTGGCTGGCGCGCGCGATGCAGGGCGATTTGGGTATTTCCACGCGCTATAAAGAGCCTGTGGTCGATCTTATTGCTCGACACGCGGGGGTTACGCTAAGGCTTACGCTTGTCTCAATGAGCTTAACGATTGGGTTTTCGTTTATTATTGCCTCTTTTGTGATGATATTGCGCCGACGTACTGTGATTACGTGGGTCATCTGGTTGAGTCAGATTTTCTTGGCGATTCCGCAGTTTTGGCTGGGCATGATGGTGATTCAGATCTTTAGTATTAAGTTGGGATGGTTTTCGCTCTTTTATCTGGAGCTTGATTGGCGTGATTATTTTGCCCCTGCGCTGGTTTTGGCATTTGTCCAGAGTGCGTATCTGGCACGTTATCTTATCTCTAGCTGGCAACGAGAAATTCGTCAGCGCTACGTGGTGAGCGGGTTGGCGCGTGGACTCTCGGAGAGGCGATTGCGTTTTGGGCATGCGCTACGCGGGAGTTTAACGTCTACGGTGATGATGTTAGGTTTGATTTGGATTGATCTCTTAAGTGGAAGTATTATCATCGAAATGCTCTTTATGTTACCGGGGCTAGGGCAACTCTTGATTAACGCGGTTAGTGCGCGCGACTTGCCTTTGGTGCAGGGCATTACGCTCTATTTTGTCTTGATGGTTTCGATCAGTAACATGGTGCTGGAGGTGATCTTGTATAAGCTTAATCCTCGAGCACAACAGGCGGTGGGTGATGGTGCAACTGTATAGGCGAATTTCTTTTTGGCTGGGGTTGCTGGGGCTCTTATGGGTGGTGGTGCCTGCGTTGCTCTCGTGGTGGTGGACGCCTTATGATGCGATGATGATACAGGAGGATAAGCGTTTGCTTACGCCTCGTGTGGAACACTTATTGGGAACAGATCTCTTAGGACGCGATCTTTTGAGCAGGATGATGGTGGCCGGTCGTACGGCGCTGGTGATTGCTTTTGGTGCGGTGAGTTTGGCCTTTGGAATAGGCTTCTTGCTGGTGGTGATGAGCGTGGTATGGGCGCGGTGGTTGGGCTTTTTCGCGCGAGTTGTGATGGATTTTATCTTGATCTTTCCTACAATTCTCTTTGCGTTAGTGATGATTGTGATTTGGGGGAATGGTTTGGGCGCGATGATCTTGTTGTTGGGTATTGCGATGAGTCCGCGTTTTCTCAAGGTGATGATTGCTACTATCCATGAGCAACAGGGCTTGGAGTATCTCGCTGTTGCGCAGTCGCTAGGGAAGCGGGGATGGCATTTGCTGGTCTATCACTATCTACCGGCGCTCTGGCAACCGATGATCCACACGGTGGTTACGGCATTAGCCATGGTTATTTTGAGCGAGGCGAGCTTGAGCTTTTTAGGGTTGGGGGTTATGCCGCCAAATCCAAGCTGGGGCTACGCCTTAAGCGAGGCAAAGCAATATTTTTTTAGTTATCCTCACCTTGCCTATGCTCCGCTTCTCTTTATGATGACAGCGATTTTGTCTTTGAATTTATTGGGATACGCGTTTAGCCAAGAACAAGGGTAGGGCTATCGACACAAAATAGTTGACATAAGCCTTTTCGCATGATACGATATAAAATATGTATAGGTTGTAACGCGCGTTTGCGTGGGTATCCATAGCATTTAAGGGTTGATGGTCTTGGGTTGGGACGATGAAGATAAGCGTGGTTTAGCTACGTTTAAAATATCAGATAAGTGGGGTAGAGGATGAAAAGAGTACCGTTGATTGTAAAGTTACTCATTGCGATTGCACTGGGATTTTTCTTGGGTATCGCCATTCGGCAGATGGCCGATCAGGGGATGCTGTGGGCAATGATTCCAGGGCGCATTTTGGTAACATTTAATGGCATTTTTGGTAATTTCTTAGGGTTCGTGGTGCCGTTGTTGATTGTGGCGTTTGTCTCGGTGGGGATTGCCGAACTGGGGCGTGGTGCTGGTAAGATGCTTGGCTTTGCCGTACTGCTTGCATATACGAGTACGGTACTTGCTGGTCTCTTTGCTTATGGTGTGGGCAGTACGGTGATTCCAAGGCTTTTGGACAATGGCTTTATGTCTTTAGAGATTACTAGGCAAGAGGGCGGTTTGGCACTGGAGAGGCTCTTTAGCATCGATATGCCAGCACTCTTCCCCATTACCAGCGCGTTGATTGCTGCGTTTATTTTGGGGATTGGGGTCTCTACACTGGGCGAGCGTGGTGCGTTGTACGAGGTGCTTAACTCCTTTCAAAAGATTGTCGAGAAGATTATTGGCAGTATCATTATTCCGCTCTTACCT is a window of Entomospira culicis DNA encoding:
- a CDS encoding ABC transporter permease; the protein is MKHANRWLFLTRRLCYTCFLALLAVVSLFVVFSVIPGDAALLSVGVEADELLLATLRTEMGLDRSLWIRFVDWLARAMQGDLGISTRYKEPVVDLIARHAGVTLRLTLVSMSLTIGFSFIIASFVMILRRRTVITWVIWLSQIFLAIPQFWLGMMVIQIFSIKLGWFSLFYLELDWRDYFAPALVLAFVQSAYLARYLISSWQREIRQRYVVSGLARGLSERRLRFGHALRGSLTSTVMMLGLIWIDLLSGSIIIEMLFMLPGLGQLLINAVSARDLPLVQGITLYFVLMVSISNMVLEVILYKLNPRAQQAVGDGATV
- a CDS encoding ABC transporter substrate-binding protein, with amino-acid sequence MRRFRVLLWGLLMVVSCRGGQERASDRLLRVAITIEPETTNPLQMTSADVIALFDNVFDALLRYDVAGRVHPHLAKEWQAFEENQRFLFHLRDDVIFHHGELLTAKDVVHTYQTYAQYSSRFALVESVEALDTHIVEIRLRESSADFLNLVATTWIFSASEGENPHSGTGAYRFVRYDAGRVVRLERFDDSFLHEAGLSYFEAVDFIIIKESAGILLGLRSGAIDLAVQIDPTSLDNQMVDALQVILTPQNLTVLLAMNHRVAPFNDKRVRQALNHAIDKERLINLLFNGEAERLDTGMSPVLGAFYHHGLANFYPYNPEKAQELLQAAGYHEQNPLRFRVHVPSNYAIHLRNAEILATQLSAVGVVMEIEAIEWASWLSEVYQGGKYQATIVGLTGKLSAYQQLVRYSQQSQTAFTGFTHQGFEESLHRALRSTSFEEEVVAYHEAQAILAQEAVALFLFDPWLAAVMRKDLRGWQMYPLRTFRVREYSLA
- a CDS encoding ABC transporter permease, producing MVQLYRRISFWLGLLGLLWVVVPALLSWWWTPYDAMMIQEDKRLLTPRVEHLLGTDLLGRDLLSRMMVAGRTALVIAFGAVSLAFGIGFLLVVMSVVWARWLGFFARVVMDFILIFPTILFALVMIVIWGNGLGAMILLLGIAMSPRFLKVMIATIHEQQGLEYLAVAQSLGKRGWHLLVYHYLPALWQPMIHTVVTALAMVILSEASLSFLGLGVMPPNPSWGYALSEAKQYFFSYPHLAYAPLLFMMTAILSLNLLGYAFSQEQG